Genomic DNA from Terriglobia bacterium:
ATCGGCGCGATGTCAATTTGACTGCATCCCGCAATGAGACATTGCGTGAGATCCATCACTGCGAGTAGCGGATCCTTCTGCCACAATCCCGTTAGCGTCACTGTATATTGCGGGGTCGGAAAGTGGATGGCAGTCAAAGAAGTGGATGCGCTCGTATCTGGATCAGTTATCTGTGGTCGGGCGGAGCAGAGGGAGACTTCAGATACCTTGTTCCCCAGTTGAAGGGCGTAAATATTGAAGCGCTCTACGACTCCCTCCAGGTGCGCCCGGACATTCGCCTGCAGCAACGGATCATGCAGAGGCTGCTCAGCATTGATTTCGACGGCTGGGCGTACATATTGACGCACCAGTTCCTTACCCGCAGGACATGCGCCGATGAGCTGATTGAAGCGATCGATCAGGCGCTCCTTCAAATGGGACCCGGCTTTCCGGTGGTCGGCCTGTTGCACGGCATTGCCGCTCAGCAGGTGCCGCCGATGCTCAGGGTGCGGCCGTGCTTGTCTGTGGGGGATCCGGATTGGCGGCGCCAGATATCGGAAGCTCTGAAACAGCGTGCTCCTTCCACAAAGAAGGAAGTGGTGCGGCATGACACGCGCTTTATGTGGAGGATCCATCCCTGCTACGGCGGTGACCCCTCCATGACGGCCATCGAAGTCGGCGCCAGGCTCGATAGCATCCCTTACTGGCGTTTTGCGATTCCAAAGTCCGTGCACACGGCGCGCTGGGGGCTGGGGGCGGCAGGGGGAGGTGACATCTCGCCCATCAAATTCGCGGTTACGAAGGGCTCGGGAAGGTATGGAAGCCTCGATGTCGTCTGGTTCGGCGCCGCAAACGCTGTCTCCACTACTGAGAGTGCCTACGTCGTGTTTTGCGGCCCACTGCCGGATTTCGTCTGCTTTGGGCCGGCAGTGAGTCCCCAGGGGCCTCCGGGTCACCTGGAGGTTCTGCGGCCCGGCCGCAGTTGATCGACAGATCAAGCGGCCAGAGTGACCGGGCGGTTGTGCAAGGAATGGATCGGGCCGTCCTCGCACCGCCCCAACGGATATCTCCGGTTTGCGGATCAGCTGTCTCTCTCTCCGGCCTCTGCGTTGATATTTTTCGGCTGAGGCTGCGTCGCCGACTTTTCAGCGGACCATGGCCAGGGTGTCCTCCAGGTAGTTCAGCAGCAGCTTTTCTGGCTTGAGCGGCAAGGTGAAACTGAACTGGGTTTCTTTTCCTTTGACGCTCAGGAGTCCGAGACGGATGACCTTGCCGGACACCTGGGCATAGAGAGGCAGAACATCGAGCCAGCCGTCGCGCACGCCGCTTTGCATGATCTTGCCCTGGAGTTTCCATTGGCCGCCGCCGGCATCGTCGGCCTGCCATTGGAGCTGGTACTCGGGGACGCCGGTGCCGTACACATACTGGCGGAAGAACCAGTCCATGCGCCGGTTGCCTTCGAGGTCCATCGCCGGAATCATGTGCTTTTCCAGGATAGCCTTGAAATCTTCCGTCGAGGCCGGTTTGTTGTTGTAGGTCTGGCAATAGTCCTTCAGCATTGCGCTGAAACGGTCGTCAGGATTGCTGCTCTGCGAGTTCCAGAGCAGCCGGCGCAGCATGTGGACAATCAGTCCGCCCTTGTTGTAAACGACGTTCGCATAAGCGCGGGGAGCATCGGCAGAAGAGAGGCGCTCGCCCATCCAGACCGGTCCGATCGATTCATAGACACGCCCTTTGTCGTCTTTTCCCAGGAGCTTTTCCTTGTCCTGCTTTATCCGGTTGAGGTACTCCTTGTCGTTCTGACGATACTGTACATAGAGGTTGCCGGAAAACTGGGCGAAGCCTTCCGAGAGCCATGCGTCGTGATAGCTTTTCCAGCCGACCCGGTGCCCCCACCACTGGTGCGAGGCCTCGTGGGCCCGGAAAAAGTCGGTGAGCTCGATCGCCACGTCCGACCCCGTGATTCCCAGGGCGTTGCGCTGGGTGGAATCCAGAAACGACAGGACCGACAGGTAGATCAGCGTCGGCCATCCCTGGCCGTAGGAGGCGGGTATATTGGTGACCGCCAACCGATCGTACGGGTAGGGGCCGAAGTAGCTCTCGAACAAGCGCACTATGTTGCCCAGTTCCGAGCCCATGGGCTTGATCATTGCGGAGGGGGTGAGTGTTCCGACCGCGACCGAATTGCTGGCTGCCGCTGCCCTCTGGATCATGTTCATCATGTCGTCAGGCTCGGGGTTTGCATAGGCTTCGATGGTGACGTTTCCCGTCTTTTCCGTGTAGAGCTTGAATCTGCCGAACGCGAAACCCGCTACCGCGAGAGCCGGATTGCTTTTCCAGTTGGTCACGACCGAGTCGCCTTCGGTGGTTGCGCTGACCCTGCTTCCCGTGGCCACCAGGGTGTAACCCTTCGGGCTATGGAAGGTCATCTCGAAGTCGGCGCGGGTGGCGAAGTCAACCGGGAGCGATGGATACCAGCCGTAGCTCTGGCAGAAATAGCTTCCGTTTCCGGTCTTTTGGATGATGCGTTTTCCGGCGTACGTGAATTCCAGGGTCTGGCTTTCACCGGGCACCGAGGCTGCCGGGAGCACCACGGCCACATAGTCTCCGTAGGACTGGTTTCTGTCTTTGGGGTCGCGCGGCTGGAAGAAAGCCAGCGGGCTGCCTTCCTTGTTTTTCACCGACTGCACGCGCAGAGTGGCATCCAGGTTGAACAGCAGCACGCGTTCGCCTGCGGCCTTTTCCGCCAGAGCCACCTGAGTGACCGCGCTGAGTTCCGCGCCGGCCGTGACTTTAGCATCGATGTGAAATTTCTTGATATCGAAGTCTTCGCGCGCCAGCGGGTCGGCGTAGGCCTCGGCGGCGCCGCGTTCCCCGGCAGGGAAACTCAGCCAGGTGTCAAGCCTGACAACCGGGCCGTAGTCCGCATAGCGTCCGACAGTAATTTCCTCCAGGGATAGCGCGTCGGTGCTGGCGTGAATCCAGCCCTTTTCGCTGGTTTTCAAATCGGCTACAAACAGGGCGGTGCGTTTCCGGTCGCCGGACAGGATGGATTTGAACAGACGGGGAACAACTGAAAAGCCGATATCTTCGCGCTCCTGCTGACGGCGCAGGTAGAGTTCTCCGTATGCTTTGTCCGGAGTCGGACTCCAGTGCACCTGCCGGGCAACCTCCTCGTAAGTTCCGTCCGAGAAGGTGAATGTCGCTTCGGTGAAATCCATGGCGAGACTCTCCTGGCCGGTGAACAGGCGCAACTGTTGCGCTTCCTGCGGGGTGGGCGGCTTTACCTCGATCCGGCCCTTGCCCCGGAATGCGGCGCCGTAGACGATGTCTTGCGCCGGATTACTGAACTGGATCGTGCCGGTTGCCAGGGTGATCCGGATGCGATCGCGCACAAGCGTCACGTTCTCGACTGCAGCCGATTTTTCCGTGTCAAATGGAGCCTGGCCGATTTGCTGCCACAATGCCGCAGCATCCTGCGCCGCGGCTTTCGCCCCCGAAACTGCAAAGCACATCGACACGAATGCGAGATACAGCGGGATTCTGCCTGTATGAGATGTCATGGTCTCTGCCTCGAAATGAATGCTTTGGAGAAAGGTCTCAACCAAAAGGGCAACGTTATGCGACATGCGCGACGCAAAGCCTTGCTGCCAGTCAGGCTTGCACACAACGCCCTGCCGGTACGAGTTGTTTCAGCTGCGAGACTCTTTGGGGGGAAGGGTTCTCGAGCGGCCTGTTTCCGATAAAGCCCGGCTGAGTATAATCCAGCCTGCAGCGTCACTGCAATCTCTTCGGCCGCCGCCCGCATTTCCTGTAGGATTTCGATCACAAACGTCCACAGTTCTCCCTGGAGTTCTGCTGCTCGACGGCCGCCTGGTGTACCGCTTGAAACGCCGCCGGCACGGAGAGCCTCCCACGTCATTTTCGCGCCCCTCGAACTGATCGAGGAGGTGGCTTCATAGCGCTTGGTTTTACCTCGGACTTGAAAACAGAGGAGTTATGTTTTCCGATGCTGCTTTTCCTGGGTGGGACTTCTGGGCGCTGACTTCAGAGTGGGTCTTTCCGTGGAGAGATCCAAGGGTGCCCATCTTGATTTCCTCCTTCGATCATCAGCATGTGAGACTGAGAAGACGGCTTAACCTGCCTAAAGATTTTGTGCTACACTCCCTTCGCCACAGGGTGCTGACCAAACCAAGGGAGAGTGGGGTAGATGCCTTTACGATTACGAAAATTGCGGGACATTCCTCAAGCAGGGTATGTCAGAGGCATGTTCATCCCTCCTCGGTGCCTATGGAAAGTGCATTTGAAAAGCTCGAGGCTCAAAGTTCGGAAGCCCGTGAGGGTGAAAGCAGACAGCTACCCGCAACCGTTTCCGCTACAGCCCAAATCTTCTGGGCTGTAACCTAGTGTGCGCCTGTAGCTCAGCTGGATAGAGCATCGGTTTCCTAAACCGGGGGTCGCAGGTTCAAGTCCTGCCAGGCGTACCACATACGATCCGATCACTTGCAGCCGTTTCAGGCACAAAAAAAGGGGGCCAAAATGGCCCCCAATCAACACCAATCAACAACTCGGCTTCGCTGTCCCAAAGATCGACTGATCCGTCTTCGCGGCCGCCTCCGGATTTGTCTCCTTTGCCGGTTGCCGCAACAATCGGCAGCTTCGCCTGCCGGGCGATCTCGCCGTAGACAGCCTCAGTCGGAGCGTCCTTTGCGTTGTCGGCCAACTATCGCAGCGGCGTCGGCTACGGGCGCGCGTTCCGCCAGGCGCCCGAAGCCGGCACGCGCGGCAACGCCGAGTATCGCGATGTGCTCGCGGCCGGCAAATGGCTGGCCGCCCGGCCCGATGTGGATCCCAACCGCGTCGGCATCTGGGGCCTGTCTTACGGCGGCCTGCTCACGGCCGAGGCGCTCGCGCGCAACTCCGACATCTTCAAGGCAGGCGTCGATCTGGCGGGCGTGCACCTCGAAGGCAGCTCGCTGGATCCGAACGACGTCTCCTACCAGTCGTCCGCCATCTCGGCCATCGATCAGTGGAAGTCGCCCGTGTTGCTGTTGCACGGGGACGATGACCGGAACGTGAATTTCTCGCAGACGGTCGGCCTCGTGCAGCTGCTGCGCGCGCGCAACATCTATCACGGGCTCGTCGTGTTTCCCGACGACGTGCATGAGACGCTGCTGCATGCGCGCTGGCTGTATGCGTTCAATCGGATGGACACGTTCCTGAAGAGATCCCTCGACGCCACCGCAATCGGACAGACGCCGGAGAGGAGGTAAGCACAGCCCGCCGTCCGATCAGCGGCTCTCCCCCTGGAACCGAACCAATCGCTCGCCATCGGAATCGGTGCCGCAATCGCTATCGCACTCGGCTTTGGTGCCTGGGAAAGACCGATTGCGATCGCGATTGCGATCGCGGCACCGATTCCGATGCCGATTTTGTCCGCGATGATCAAAGCAATGCCGGCGTACCGGCGCCAGGCTGCATTGTATGGATCGATCGGCAGGGGCGGCGGCGGCCTCTCGGGCCGGTCTCGAGGCTTCAGGTGACGCAGGATCTTCTCGAGGGCGGCCGCCGCCGATCACGCGGATGATCTTGAGCCGGCGGTTGTCGCAGACCGTGAAATTCTCCTTGACAGCTTAGGAGAGCGTGAGTATATTCTCCTAAACTGCATAGGAGAGACACCATGGCCGAACCGGCGGATTTGCTTCCGGGAACCTTGGACTTGCTAATCCTCAAATCGGTTTCCCTCGCCCCCCAACATGGCTACGGGGTATTGCTGCGCATCGAGCAGATCACCGAGGGGGCGCTCTTGGTGGAACAGGGGGCGCTTTATCCCGCCCTGGCCCGCCTGGAGAGCCAGGGGTTGTTGCGCAGCGAATGGAGTACTTCAGAAAACAACCGTAAGGCCAAGTACTACACCCTGACCGTCGCCGGACGCCGACGCCTGCAACAGGAAACCAAACGCTGGGAGCGGCTGGCCATCGCCATAAACCTGGCGCTGCGCGCCGAACAGGCTTGAGAGAAAGGATGAAACGATGCGAATCCCTTCCCGAGTTCGATCGTTCTTTCATGCCTTACGGAAACGGAACCAATTGGAGAGGGAAACACAAGCCGAGCTGCAGTTTCATCTCGAAGCCTGCGCCGAGGACCTGATGAAGCGGCGCGGCTTGTCGCGCGCCGCTGCGCTGCGGCAGGCGCGCATCGCGTTCGGTTCCGTGGACAAATGCCGGGAAAATGTCCGTGAGGCTCGCGGCCTGCACCTGTGTGATGAACTGGTCCGGAATGGCCGCTACGCTTTCCGCCAGTTCCGCAAGAGTCCAGGTTTCACCGTGACTGTGGTGCTGGTCCTGGCGCTGGGAATCGGCGCCAACACCGCCATCTTTTCAATCTTCTATAACTTCCTGCTGCGCCCCCTGCCGGTTCAAGAGCCCGAGAGGCTGGTCAACCTGTCTTCCACCGGGCCGCTGCCAGGATACCGGTCGGGCGATCCGGCTGGCCAGCCCGATCAGAGATTCAGCTATCCGATGTTCCGGGACCTGCAGCGAGTCCAGACCGTTTTCACCGGCATTGCCGCCCATTGCAGCTTTCCTGCCAACCTCGCGGCGCAGGATGAGACCAGAAGAGGTCTCGGCCTGCTCGTCTCGAGCAACTATTTTTCCCTGCTCGGCGTGCGCCCCGCCCTCGGGCGCCTGTTGGATCCGCAAGATGACAGCACTGTTGGGGAGTCCCATGTCGTCGTCTTGAGCTACGCCTATTGGAAGAACCGCTTTGGCCTGAATCCGAGCGTGCTGAATCAGACTATGGTCCTCAACGGACAGCTCATGACCATTGTCGGCGTGTCCCAGGCCGGATTTCAGGGAACTGTCCTTGAGCTCAACCCTCAGGTATTCGTTCCACTCACCATGTGCCACCTGATGGACGCGAGCTTTGGCAATGAGACTCTCGATAATAGGATGACCCACTGGGCCACTCTTTTTGCGCGATTAAAGCCGGGTATCACCCTGGAGGGGGCGCGCGCGACACTCAATCAGCAGTATGCCGTCATCATCAAAGAGGTCGAAGCGCCAATTGGGAGACGCTTCCTGAGCGGGCAAGCACTTGCCGAGTTCACGGCCAAATCGATCGTGCTGGAGCGCGGCACCCAGGGACAGCATGTCGCATTGCAACAAATAACGCAGATGGTGATGCTGTTCGGCATCACAGCCCTGGTCCTCATCATCGCCTTCACCAACGTGGCCAATCTTCACCTAGCGCGCGGTGCCGCGCGCGCCCATGAAATAGCGGTGCGACTGTCGATCGGCGCCCGCCGCATGCAGGTGGTGAGACAGCTGCTGACCGAATCTTGTCTGCTGGCACTGTTGGCCGGCGGTGCCGGTCTCCTCGTGGCGCGCTGGACATTGCTGCTGATCAGGCTGCTGATCAGTTCGTTATACGCTGCTGCGGCGGCTCAACTTCCGGCCCAGAACTTGCTGCTCAACACGCCAACATTGTTGTTTACCGCCGCGCTGGCGCTCGGTACCAGCCTGCTTTTCGGGCTGTTCCCGGCCCTGCACAGCACCCGGCTCGACCTGGCCTCTTCGTTCAAGGATCCAGGCAGGTCGTCCGGTGCCCGCTCGACCGCTCGCTTCCGAAGAGCGCTGGCAACGGCGCAAGTCGCCCTTTCGCTGACGCTGCTGGTGGTCGCGGGGTTATTCGTCAAGAGCCTCTATAACGTCAGCCATACCGACACCGGATTGCAGCTCGATCGAGTGGTCGGTTTTACGCTTTCGCCGGCTGTGAACGGGTACACCCCTCCGCGTGCGCTGCAGTTGTTCGAACGCGTGGAAGAGGAGTTGGCGGTGCTCCCCGGCACGAGCAGCGCCACCGGTTCGTGGGTCCGGTTGTTGAGCGGTATGGAGGTTGTCCAAGGCTACCTTCGGTCGGTGGACAACCAGGTAATAGACCCTGGGCTTATGCTGAATACCAGTATCAACAAAATCGGTCCGGCCTATTTCAGAACCCTGGGGATTCCTCTGCTGGCCGGCCGCGAATTCACTCGTTCGGATACGTCCGGCAGCCCGAAGGTCGTAATCGCCAATCAGGCGTTCGCGAGAGAATTCCATTTGGGACGCGAGATCATAGGCAAAAGAATCAGGGCAGCCTGGGGACCACAGGGGCGGGAAGAGGACATGGAAGTCGTCGGCCTGGCGCAGAATGCCAAGCATGTGGATCCGAGGAAGGAGAACGTGCCGCAGCTGTTCTTGCCCTATCGGCAATCGGACCAGAATACGCCGCTCCAAATGAGCTTCTATGTCCGGACATCTCTGCCGCCGGACCAGTTGTTTGCCGGCATTCAGAAACTCGTGGCCCGGCTCGATCCCAGTCTGCCGGTGGAGAACCTCTACACGTTGCGGCAACTGATAAGCCAACGCCTGACCATCGAGCGCGTCATCAGCCTGTTGACCACCCTCTTCGCGGGCCTCGCCACGCTTCTCGCGGCCATCGGGCTTTATGGCGTGCTGGCCTACACCGTGACCCAACGAACCCGCGAGTTCGGCCTGCGCATGGCCCTGGGAGCCTCGCGGGCACAGGTACGCGCCATGGTTTTTCAGCAAGTCGGCGGGATGATCCTCATCGGCGGCGCCGTCGGATTGACACTCGCCATCGGCATCGGACGTCTGGCGGAATCGATACTCTACCAGCTTAAGGGATACGACCCGCTGGTGCTGATCGGCTCAACTTTTATCCTGGTATTAGTAGCCACGACCGCCGGCTTCCTGCCGGCCTACCGCGCTTCGCGCGTCGATCCCGCCCAGGCCTTGCGGTGCGAATAAGGAATGACGTGCGGGTGTGCAGCGAGAGATAATCGGTGGGAATGATAGGGAGAAGCTATGAAAAAGGCCAAGCGCATTCTGGTAGGATTGAAAACACTGGATCACGCCGTTGAATTGACCGATCTTGCCTGCCGTCTCGGGGCTCACGGTGCAAACCTGCTCCTCGTGCATGTCATTGAATTGCCCGACCCGACGCCACTCGACGCCGAAGTTCCTGAGCTGGAGGCACTGGCGAAAAAAGTAATTGGCACAGCCGAACGCGTTGCGAATCGCAGTGACGCGAAAGTCAGCAAATTCATCATCAGGGCTCACGACGCCGGCCGGGCTCTGCTCGACGAGATGAAGGATAAGAACGTGGAACTGGCGGTGATCGGCCATCACCACCGAAAGATGGTTGCCGAGATTCTGCTGGGGACTACAGCTCAGCACCTTGCCAGGCACGCGCCCTGCCATCTTCTGGTCGATGTTCCGCCGCGTGCCTAGGGTCACATGGTACGATGTGTTTGACATGGCCACGATCGCGGCCCAGGCGAGTCAGGACAGGACAATGTTTCGTGACGTTTCAGACGCGCCGGAGTGAGGATTGCCCGGTTTCTTGCTGTCGGTCTTGATTGCCGGAGTCAGCTATTGATGAGCTCACCGAAATGAAGCGGATCATTTTTCACATCGAGCCACGGCAATATCCATTCTAGTAGTGAGGAGGAGCAGCATGAAGCCCAAGATTGCAGTGATCGGAAATGGCAACGTAGGAAGTGCGCTGCAGCGCGGGCTGGAGCGCGCCGGGTACGATGTAAAGTCAGTCGGGAAGGATCCATCGCGCATGCGCGAGACGGCCCGCTGGGGTGAGGTCGTCATCCTGGCAGTACCCTACTCGGCGATCGATGAGGTGATCCGCAACATGGGCGAGACCGTCCGCGACAAGACCCTAATCGACGCGACGAACGCCCTCACCCCGAACTTCCAGCTCGCCCTCGGCTTCACGACCAGCGGAGCGGAGGAGCTGCAGAAGAAGGCGCCGTTCGCGAAGGTAGTCAAGGCATTCAACACCTCCTTTGCCGAGCACATGGCGACCGGCCAGGTGAAGGGTGCGGCGCTCACACTCTTTGTTGCGGGTGACGACAAGAGTGCCACGGAGCAGGTCTTGAGCTTGGGCCGGGATATCGGCTTCGACGCCGTGGATGCCGGGCCGCTCAAAAACGCCCGCTGGCTCGAGACGCTGGGATACCTCAACATCCAACTCGGCTACACTCTCAAGATGGGCACGCAGATCGGATTCAAGCTCATCCATTGAAAGGAGGACTATGTCCCTTCGTCCCATTCAACGAATTGTGAGATCCAAACCAACAATCGAAGGCGCAGGCGTGCACCTGCGCCGCGCCTTCGGCTTCGGAAATACGTTGGATTTCGATCCATTTCTTCTTCTGGATGATTTCCGCAATGATGTTCCCGCGGATTACCTGGCCGGCTTTCCCTGGCATCCCCACCGAGGTATCGACACAGTTACTTATGTCCTCGCTGGGACCGTTGAGCACGGTGACAGCTTGGGCAATCGCGGCGTCATCGGCACCGGCGACGTCCAGTGGATGACAGCGGGAAGCGGGATCATCCACCAGGAAATGCCGAAAGGCAATGAGGCGGGGCAGATGCATGGATTCCAGCTATGGGTCAACCTTCCGGCCTCTCTCAAAATGACGCCGCCTCGGTATCAGGGTGTGAACGCTGTGGACGTCCCGGAGATCAGCGATGACGACGCCACTCGTGTCCGAGTCATATCTGGAAGCTTTTGGGGAAAGACGGGACCCGTTGACGGCGTCGCGTCCGACCCCACCTACCTGGATGTGTCAGTGGCTCCGGGCAAGAGGAAGGTGCTGCCTGTCGAGACGACACATCACGCCTTTGCGTACGTCTTCGGCGGTGAGGGAAAGTTTTGCAACGCTTCCGGTCCTCTGGCCGTACCGACCGAACCTGTTGGATGGTGGGATACCAAGCCTCCAGTCCGAGCGGAAAATCGATCGTTGATTCTCTTTGACCGGGGTGACGAGGTCCAGGTGCAGGCAGGGGACGACGGCATCCGGTTTCTTCTTATTTCAGGCCAGCCGCTTCACGAGCCTGTGGCGTGGTACGGCCCGATCGTGATGAACACTCAGGAGCAGCTCCGGCGGGCTTTCGAAGAACTCGAGCAGGGAACATTTCTGCGGCCGACGACAGCCTCGGGGTGATGACACTGTAGCGGTTCAGGAGGTGTAAATTGACATCCAGAGCAGATCCTGAGCCGCAGCCTCGGATTCCCTGCAACCTGCTGGCGGTCAGCTTGGGGTCCTTCTTCACGGATATTTCGTCGGAGATGATCTTCCATCTGCTCCCGCTCTTTCTGACCAATGTGCTCGGCGCGAAGACGGCGGTGGTCGGGCTGATCGAGGGCGTGGCGGAAACCACAGCCAGCCTGACCCGGCTGTTTTCGGGCTGGCTGTCCGACAAGCTCGGCAAACGCAAAGGACTGACCGTCTTTGGATATTCGCTCTCCGCGGTTGCCAAACCGCTGTTCCTGCTGGCCAATACCTGGCCGCTGGTGCTGATGCTGCGCTTTGCCGACCGGGTCGGAAAGGGGATTCGCAGCGCCCCGCGTGATGCGCTGGTGGCGGATTCCATCCTCGCCGAAAACCGCGGTTTCGGATTCGGGCTGCACCGCGCGGCAGATACTGCGGGGGCGGCCGTGGGGCTTGCGATTGCTGCAGCGGTCACATATGCGGCCGGCCCGACGGTGATCAACCTGCAGGCGGATACCTTCCGTCTGGTGATCTGGCTGAGCATCTTGCCCGCCGTGCTCGGCGTGATCAGCCTGATCCTCCTCGCG
This window encodes:
- a CDS encoding S9 family peptidase, with amino-acid sequence MSANYRSGVGYGRAFRQAPEAGTRGNAEYRDVLAAGKWLAARPDVDPNRVGIWGLSYGGLLTAEALARNSDIFKAGVDLAGVHLEGSSLDPNDVSYQSSAISAIDQWKSPVLLLHGDDDRNVNFSQTVGLVQLLRARNIYHGLVVFPDDVHETLLHARWLYAFNRMDTFLKRSLDATAIGQTPERR
- a CDS encoding PadR family transcriptional regulator, producing the protein MAEPADLLPGTLDLLILKSVSLAPQHGYGVLLRIEQITEGALLVEQGALYPALARLESQGLLRSEWSTSENNRKAKYYTLTVAGRRRLQQETKRWERLAIAINLALRAEQA
- a CDS encoding ABC transporter permease is translated as MRIPSRVRSFFHALRKRNQLERETQAELQFHLEACAEDLMKRRGLSRAAALRQARIAFGSVDKCRENVREARGLHLCDELVRNGRYAFRQFRKSPGFTVTVVLVLALGIGANTAIFSIFYNFLLRPLPVQEPERLVNLSSTGPLPGYRSGDPAGQPDQRFSYPMFRDLQRVQTVFTGIAAHCSFPANLAAQDETRRGLGLLVSSNYFSLLGVRPALGRLLDPQDDSTVGESHVVVLSYAYWKNRFGLNPSVLNQTMVLNGQLMTIVGVSQAGFQGTVLELNPQVFVPLTMCHLMDASFGNETLDNRMTHWATLFARLKPGITLEGARATLNQQYAVIIKEVEAPIGRRFLSGQALAEFTAKSIVLERGTQGQHVALQQITQMVMLFGITALVLIIAFTNVANLHLARGAARAHEIAVRLSIGARRMQVVRQLLTESCLLALLAGGAGLLVARWTLLLIRLLISSLYAAAAAQLPAQNLLLNTPTLLFTAALALGTSLLFGLFPALHSTRLDLASSFKDPGRSSGARSTARFRRALATAQVALSLTLLVVAGLFVKSLYNVSHTDTGLQLDRVVGFTLSPAVNGYTPPRALQLFERVEEELAVLPGTSSATGSWVRLLSGMEVVQGYLRSVDNQVIDPGLMLNTSINKIGPAYFRTLGIPLLAGREFTRSDTSGSPKVVIANQAFAREFHLGREIIGKRIRAAWGPQGREEDMEVVGLAQNAKHVDPRKENVPQLFLPYRQSDQNTPLQMSFYVRTSLPPDQLFAGIQKLVARLDPSLPVENLYTLRQLISQRLTIERVISLLTTLFAGLATLLAAIGLYGVLAYTVTQRTREFGLRMALGASRAQVRAMVFQQVGGMILIGGAVGLTLAIGIGRLAESILYQLKGYDPLVLIGSTFILVLVATTAGFLPAYRASRVDPAQALRCE
- a CDS encoding universal stress protein — its product is MKKAKRILVGLKTLDHAVELTDLACRLGAHGANLLLVHVIELPDPTPLDAEVPELEALAKKVIGTAERVANRSDAKVSKFIIRAHDAGRALLDEMKDKNVELAVIGHHHRKMVAEILLGTTAQHLARHAPCHLLVDVPPRA
- a CDS encoding NADPH-dependent F420 reductase — translated: MKPKIAVIGNGNVGSALQRGLERAGYDVKSVGKDPSRMRETARWGEVVILAVPYSAIDEVIRNMGETVRDKTLIDATNALTPNFQLALGFTTSGAEELQKKAPFAKVVKAFNTSFAEHMATGQVKGAALTLFVAGDDKSATEQVLSLGRDIGFDAVDAGPLKNARWLETLGYLNIQLGYTLKMGTQIGFKLIH
- a CDS encoding pirin family protein, whose product is MSLRPIQRIVRSKPTIEGAGVHLRRAFGFGNTLDFDPFLLLDDFRNDVPADYLAGFPWHPHRGIDTVTYVLAGTVEHGDSLGNRGVIGTGDVQWMTAGSGIIHQEMPKGNEAGQMHGFQLWVNLPASLKMTPPRYQGVNAVDVPEISDDDATRVRVISGSFWGKTGPVDGVASDPTYLDVSVAPGKRKVLPVETTHHAFAYVFGGEGKFCNASGPLAVPTEPVGWWDTKPPVRAENRSLILFDRGDEVQVQAGDDGIRFLLISGQPLHEPVAWYGPIVMNTQEQLRRAFEELEQGTFLRPTTASG